The Petropleomorpha daqingensis genome includes a window with the following:
- a CDS encoding DMT family transporter produces MSSSKNVPVLAAVGVTILAWASAFIGIRGVRDDLSPGALALGRLLVGTLILGLLLLLRRGWVRPTGREWGLLAVCGVGWFAIYNVALNAAEHHLDAGTTAMLVNVGPILIAVFAGLFLGEGFPRWLVIGIVVAFAGVVIIGLATRSGGADLAGVLLCLLAALTYAIGVVAQKVALRRLPPLQVTATACAIGTVCCLPWAGALVSDLGGASASSIAGMVYLGAVPTAIAFSTWAYALSRMDAGKLGITTYLVPPLVILMGWLLLDEVPPALAFVGGAVCLAGVAVSRRRGRPRRPVPVPLETATTA; encoded by the coding sequence GTGAGCAGCTCGAAGAACGTCCCCGTCCTGGCCGCCGTCGGTGTCACGATCCTGGCCTGGGCCTCGGCGTTCATCGGCATCCGCGGGGTGCGCGACGACCTCTCGCCCGGTGCGCTGGCGCTGGGCCGGCTGCTCGTCGGCACGCTCATCCTCGGTCTGCTGCTGCTGCTCCGCCGCGGCTGGGTCCGCCCGACCGGTCGCGAGTGGGGGCTGCTCGCCGTCTGCGGCGTCGGCTGGTTCGCGATCTACAACGTCGCGCTCAACGCCGCCGAGCACCACCTCGACGCCGGGACGACGGCGATGCTGGTCAACGTCGGCCCGATCCTGATCGCGGTGTTCGCCGGCCTGTTCCTCGGCGAGGGCTTCCCGCGGTGGCTGGTCATCGGCATCGTCGTCGCCTTCGCCGGCGTCGTGATCATCGGCCTGGCCACCCGCAGCGGGGGAGCGGACCTGGCCGGCGTCCTGCTGTGCCTGCTCGCCGCGCTGACCTACGCGATCGGCGTGGTCGCCCAGAAGGTGGCGCTGCGCCGCCTGCCGCCGCTGCAGGTGACCGCGACGGCGTGCGCGATCGGCACCGTCTGCTGCCTCCCGTGGGCCGGCGCTCTGGTCAGCGACCTCGGTGGCGCGAGCGCCTCCTCGATCGCCGGCATGGTCTACCTCGGCGCCGTCCCCACGGCGATCGCGTTCAGCACCTGGGCGTACGCGCTGTCCCGGATGGACGCCGGCAAGCTCGGCATCACCACCTACCTCGTCCCGCCGCTGGTGATCCTCATGGGCTGGCTGCTGCTCGACGAGGTGCCGCCGGCGCTGGCGTTCGTCGGCGGAGCGGTCTGCCTCGCCGGGGTCGCGGTCTCGCGGCGCAGGGGCCGACCGCGCCGTCCGGTCCCTGTGCCGCTGGAGACCGCCACCACGGCCTGA
- a CDS encoding DUF998 domain-containing protein — translation MTANRLRLGALLWLLTLQFFVVETIVQLRWTARTDVLPYSRVDDVISDLGTAVSPARTLMNLSFVVQGALIIGGALLLGPALRGRAKRVAQVLLVLAGLGVLVVGVFPSDGVGTLHSIGAVAHFVGGNIGLIALAYAVRPRSEWLGTALALLGVIGTALTVFFLFGVVEWLGEGGTERGAAYVIPIGLALAGAALWRFGPDGETADGRPTRQELREQERAEREEQARRRDEALEAAAARQQADRTPEPAEDEDDEDPWAPSVREDRRRP, via the coding sequence GTGACCGCGAACCGGCTCCGCCTCGGAGCGCTGCTCTGGCTGCTGACCCTCCAGTTCTTCGTGGTGGAGACGATCGTGCAGCTGCGGTGGACCGCGCGGACCGACGTGCTGCCCTACTCGCGGGTCGACGACGTGATCAGCGACCTGGGCACCGCGGTCTCCCCCGCGCGCACGCTGATGAACCTGTCGTTCGTCGTCCAGGGGGCGCTGATCATCGGTGGTGCCCTGCTGCTCGGCCCGGCGCTGCGCGGTCGCGCGAAGCGGGTGGCGCAGGTGCTGCTCGTGCTCGCCGGGCTGGGCGTGCTGGTGGTCGGCGTCTTCCCCTCCGACGGGGTCGGCACGCTGCACTCGATCGGTGCCGTCGCGCACTTCGTCGGCGGCAACATCGGGCTGATCGCGCTGGCCTACGCCGTCCGGCCGCGCTCGGAGTGGCTCGGGACGGCGCTCGCGCTGCTCGGCGTGATCGGCACCGCGCTGACCGTCTTCTTCCTCTTCGGCGTCGTGGAGTGGCTCGGCGAGGGCGGCACGGAGCGCGGCGCGGCCTACGTGATCCCGATCGGGCTGGCGCTCGCCGGCGCCGCCCTCTGGCGCTTCGGCCCGGACGGCGAGACCGCCGACGGCCGCCCGACCCGCCAGGAGCTGCGCGAGCAGGAGCGCGCCGAGCGGGAGGAGCAGGCCCGGCGGCGCGACGAGGCGCTGGAGGCGGCCGCCGCGCGGCAGCAGGCCGACCGCACCCCCGAGCCGGCCGAGGACGAGGACGACGAGGACCCGTGGGCGCCGTCGGTGCGCGAGGACCGGCGCCGTCCCTGA
- a CDS encoding pyridoxamine 5'-phosphate oxidase family protein, with protein MTSGSLDVIDVGECYELLASHEVGRIGVNAEHFPLIIPVNYGMDGRTIVIRTHPGTTLTAAAHANVTFEVDEIDRTTRSGWSVLVRGLAEEVGAEHRADLVARTHAAGVAPWAPGEHGNWLRIIPQEVTGRRIVPGRLPWGVDERAYL; from the coding sequence ATGACGAGCGGCTCCCTGGACGTGATCGATGTCGGCGAGTGCTACGAGCTGCTCGCCTCCCACGAGGTCGGGCGGATCGGCGTGAACGCCGAGCACTTCCCGCTGATCATCCCGGTCAACTACGGCATGGACGGCCGGACGATCGTGATCCGCACGCACCCGGGCACCACGCTGACGGCGGCCGCGCACGCCAACGTCACCTTCGAGGTCGACGAGATCGACCGGACGACGCGGTCGGGGTGGAGCGTGCTGGTCCGCGGCCTGGCCGAGGAGGTCGGCGCGGAGCACCGGGCCGACCTGGTGGCCCGCACGCACGCGGCCGGGGTGGCGCCCTGGGCACCGGGCGAGCACGGCAACTGGCTGCGGATCATCCCGCAGGAGGTCACCGGCCGGCGGATCGTGCCCGGGCGGCTGCCGTGGGGCGTCGACGAGCGCGCCTACCTCTAG
- a CDS encoding MFS transporter, giving the protein MGDVPPDPLPDGHRAGEQGFRRASLAIFLAGVAVFAMLYETQVLLPELARSFGISSAASTLAVSGATAGLAVGLLVLGPLSDRRGRTAILHTGLIAATVLAALLVVVPTWPALLVLRVLQGFALAALPAVAVAYLREELHGSVSARAIGLFVSGNAIGGLAGRLLGGLLVGLGGWRAALAGIAVLGIACTVAVRLLLPPSQRFVPVPRDRPVVRQLAGAFTDPVLLGLYGIAALLMGGFVAVYNAATFRLEAQPYALAPAVAGLVFVAYLLGSASSAAAGELAGRVGRRPVVPVAVAVMGGGIVLTLAGPLPLFVVGLCVLTIGFFAAHSVASGWVAVRAAAGARAVGQAAALYSFWYYVGSSVGGTLAGRAWDSAGWPAVVVFTGALAAGALVLSVVLGRTKALQAT; this is encoded by the coding sequence ATGGGGGACGTGCCGCCCGACCCCCTGCCCGACGGACACCGGGCGGGGGAGCAGGGGTTCCGGCGCGCCTCGCTGGCGATCTTCCTGGCCGGCGTCGCCGTCTTCGCGATGCTCTACGAGACGCAGGTGCTGCTGCCCGAGCTCGCCCGGTCGTTCGGGATCTCCTCGGCCGCCTCCACCCTGGCCGTCTCCGGGGCCACCGCGGGGCTGGCGGTCGGGCTGCTCGTGCTCGGCCCGCTGTCCGACCGGCGCGGGCGGACGGCGATCCTGCACACCGGGCTGATCGCGGCGACCGTGCTCGCCGCCCTGCTGGTCGTCGTCCCGACCTGGCCGGCGCTGCTCGTGCTGCGCGTGCTGCAGGGCTTCGCGCTCGCCGCGCTGCCGGCCGTCGCGGTGGCCTACCTGCGGGAGGAGCTGCACGGGTCGGTCAGCGCGCGGGCGATCGGGCTGTTCGTCAGCGGCAACGCGATCGGCGGGCTGGCCGGGCGGCTGCTCGGCGGCCTGCTGGTCGGTCTCGGCGGGTGGCGCGCGGCGCTGGCCGGCATCGCCGTCCTGGGGATCGCGTGCACCGTCGCCGTCCGGCTGCTGCTGCCGCCGTCCCAGCGGTTCGTGCCGGTGCCGCGGGACCGGCCGGTGGTCCGCCAGCTCGCCGGCGCGTTCACCGATCCGGTGCTGCTCGGCCTCTACGGCATCGCGGCACTGCTCATGGGCGGGTTCGTCGCCGTCTACAACGCGGCGACGTTCCGGCTGGAGGCGCAGCCGTACGCGCTCGCGCCGGCCGTGGCGGGGCTGGTCTTCGTCGCGTACCTGCTGGGCTCGGCGTCGTCCGCGGCGGCGGGGGAGCTGGCCGGGCGGGTGGGCCGCCGCCCGGTCGTGCCGGTGGCGGTCGCGGTCATGGGCGGCGGGATCGTGCTGACCCTCGCCGGGCCGCTGCCGCTGTTCGTCGTGGGGCTCTGCGTGCTCACCATCGGCTTCTTCGCCGCGCACAGCGTGGCCAGCGGCTGGGTCGCGGTGCGCGCGGCCGCCGGTGCGCGGGCCGTCGGGCAGGCCGCCGCGCTCTACTCGTTCTGGTACTACGTCGGGTCGTCGGTCGGCGGCACGCTCGCCGGCCGGGCGTGGGACTCCGCCGGCTGGCCCGCCGTCGTGGTGTTCACCGGCGCACTGGCGGCCGGGGCCCTGGTGCTGTCCGTCGTCCTCGGTCGGACGAAGGCGCTGCAGGCGACCTGA
- a CDS encoding amidohydrolase family protein: MRSVLVITQARLRSGDVVDVHCADGRITALVPTGEHAVPGAATVVPADGGLVTEPFVDAHLHLDKVRTLPLIGDEALRAYTDRGMADSAAAIDLASAVKRHYRVETLLPGIRQALDDGLRNGVLHVQAFADVDTAAGLVGVQAVLAAREEFAGRVDVRVVAFPQDGVLRDPGAADLVEQALDLGADAVGGIPWIEATPAEQAEHVEWACALAARRGLPVAMLTDDAPDPRFDTTRMLAEAMLRHDLVGRGVACHARALGHYDDERLAAVLDVVRRAGLGLVSDPHTGSVALPVERALAAGIPVALGQDDIEDAYYPFGRHNLLEVAFLAAHLLDLRSSAQQEVLVDLVTTSAARVLGLRDHGLRPGGPADLLVHNATRTVDLLARHEAPRVVIRAGAAVPTGFPG; this comes from the coding sequence ATGCGCAGCGTGCTGGTGATCACCCAGGCCCGGTTGCGCAGCGGGGACGTCGTCGACGTCCACTGCGCCGACGGGCGGATCACCGCCCTCGTGCCGACCGGCGAGCACGCCGTGCCCGGTGCGGCCACCGTGGTCCCGGCCGACGGCGGGCTGGTCACCGAGCCGTTCGTGGACGCGCACCTCCATCTGGACAAGGTCCGCACGCTGCCGCTGATCGGCGACGAGGCGCTGCGGGCCTACACCGACCGCGGCATGGCCGACTCCGCCGCCGCGATCGACCTGGCCAGCGCGGTGAAGCGGCACTACCGGGTCGAGACGCTGCTGCCCGGCATCCGGCAGGCCCTGGACGACGGCCTGCGCAACGGCGTGCTGCACGTGCAGGCCTTCGCCGACGTCGACACCGCCGCCGGGCTGGTCGGCGTCCAGGCGGTGCTCGCCGCGCGGGAGGAGTTCGCCGGGCGGGTCGACGTCCGGGTCGTCGCCTTTCCGCAGGACGGCGTCCTGCGCGACCCGGGCGCCGCGGACCTGGTCGAGCAGGCCCTCGACCTCGGCGCCGACGCCGTCGGCGGCATCCCGTGGATCGAGGCGACCCCGGCCGAGCAGGCCGAGCACGTCGAGTGGGCGTGCGCGCTGGCGGCCCGCCGCGGCCTGCCGGTGGCGATGCTCACCGACGACGCCCCCGACCCGCGCTTCGACACCACGCGGATGCTCGCCGAGGCGATGCTGCGCCACGACCTGGTCGGCCGCGGGGTCGCCTGCCACGCCCGCGCGCTCGGGCACTACGACGACGAGCGGCTGGCCGCCGTCCTGGACGTGGTGCGCCGAGCGGGGCTCGGGCTGGTCAGCGATCCGCACACCGGCTCGGTGGCGCTGCCGGTGGAGCGGGCGCTGGCCGCCGGGATCCCCGTCGCGCTCGGTCAGGACGACATCGAGGACGCGTACTACCCGTTCGGCCGGCACAACCTGCTCGAGGTGGCCTTCCTCGCCGCGCACCTGCTGGATCTGCGCTCGTCGGCCCAGCAGGAGGTGCTGGTCGACCTGGTGACGACGTCGGCCGCCCGCGTGCTGGGCCTCCGGGACCACGGCCTGCGCCCGGGCGGGCCCGCCGATCTGCTGGTCCATAACGCGACCCGCACGGTCGACCTGCTCGCCCGGCACGAAGCCCCGCGTGTGGTCATCAGAGCGGGCGCGGCCGTACCGACCGGGTTCCCGGGATGA
- a CDS encoding Acg family FMN-binding oxidoreductase, whose amino-acid sequence MADIDWTRIVTAATRAPSIHNTQPWRFVAGPDRLDVFYDRERALPVLDPTHRQQVMSCGIAAAFAEVALLASGAAATTELLPDPADQDHLATLTVTGGAEADDRARALAAAIDERHTVRAAFEPRGVPAELLDRLQRAAERYGLWMKVVDREEEETATVFLLSQAEEMEQGDPAYVKELESWMRTDPGAVDGVPVEAVPEGDPHDRPSNWLVRDFVVGARVPRMFRAAGDPDAPPPDVERPTVVLLGTESDDRAAWLQAGQALGQVLLLATAEGLVASPLTQALDWPATRTRLRQRLSLIGHPQMLLRMGYPPAGLAPSVTGRRPVAEVLTTEG is encoded by the coding sequence GTGGCAGACATCGACTGGACGCGGATCGTCACCGCGGCGACGCGGGCTCCCTCCATCCACAACACGCAGCCGTGGCGTTTCGTCGCCGGCCCGGACCGGCTCGACGTCTTCTACGACCGCGAGCGGGCCCTGCCGGTGCTCGACCCGACCCACCGCCAGCAGGTGATGAGCTGCGGCATCGCCGCCGCGTTCGCCGAGGTCGCGCTGCTGGCGTCCGGCGCCGCCGCGACCACGGAGCTCCTGCCCGACCCGGCCGACCAGGACCACCTGGCCACCCTCACGGTGACCGGCGGCGCGGAGGCCGACGACCGGGCCCGTGCCCTGGCCGCGGCGATCGACGAGCGGCACACCGTGCGGGCGGCGTTCGAGCCGCGCGGCGTCCCGGCCGAGCTGCTGGACCGCCTCCAGCGCGCGGCCGAGCGCTACGGGCTCTGGATGAAGGTCGTCGACCGCGAGGAGGAGGAGACCGCGACGGTCTTCCTGCTCTCGCAGGCCGAGGAGATGGAGCAGGGCGACCCGGCGTACGTCAAAGAGCTCGAGAGCTGGATGCGCACCGACCCCGGCGCGGTCGACGGCGTGCCGGTCGAGGCGGTGCCGGAGGGCGATCCCCACGACCGGCCGTCGAACTGGCTGGTGCGCGACTTCGTCGTCGGCGCGCGGGTGCCGCGCATGTTCCGCGCCGCGGGCGACCCGGACGCGCCGCCGCCGGACGTCGAGCGCCCGACCGTCGTCCTGCTGGGCACCGAGAGCGACGACCGCGCGGCCTGGCTGCAGGCCGGCCAGGCGCTGGGCCAGGTGCTGCTGCTGGCGACGGCGGAGGGCCTGGTCGCCTCGCCGCTGACCCAGGCGCTGGACTGGCCGGCCACCCGCACCCGGCTGCGGCAACGGCTCTCGCTGATCGGCCATCCGCAGATGCTGCTGCGCATGGGCTACCCGCCGGCCGGGCTCGCGCCGTCGGTCACCGGCCGCCGGCCGGTCGCGGAGGTGCTGACGACGGAGGGCTGA
- a CDS encoding AAA family ATPase: MRRPTLFLTVGLPSTGKTTAARRIEVEQQALRLTKDEWVKALYGDENPPSAQDVIEGRLVEIGLRALELGIDVVLDYGLWSRDERSALRQAAADRGARVELHYFELGPAEQRRRLDRRQAEAPHTTWPMSDEELAAWAARFEIPTSGELDGSEPVDDPPAGFATWDEWRADRWPSSVSRPV, translated from the coding sequence ATGAGGCGACCGACGCTGTTCCTGACGGTGGGACTGCCCAGCACGGGGAAGACCACGGCCGCGCGGCGGATCGAGGTCGAGCAGCAGGCGCTGCGCCTGACCAAGGACGAGTGGGTGAAGGCTCTCTACGGCGACGAGAACCCGCCCTCGGCCCAGGACGTCATCGAAGGGCGGCTCGTCGAGATCGGGCTGCGCGCGCTCGAACTCGGCATCGACGTCGTCCTCGACTACGGCCTCTGGAGCCGGGACGAGCGCTCCGCTCTGCGGCAGGCCGCGGCCGACCGCGGCGCGAGGGTGGAGCTGCACTACTTCGAGCTCGGCCCGGCCGAGCAGCGGCGGCGACTCGACCGGCGGCAGGCCGAAGCGCCCCACACGACGTGGCCCATGTCCGACGAGGAACTCGCCGCGTGGGCCGCCCGCTTCGAGATCCCCACCAGCGGTGAGCTCGACGGCAGCGAACCCGTCGACGACCCGCCGGCCGGTTTCGCGACCTGGGACGAGTGGCGCGCCGATCGCTGGCCCTCGTCGGTCTCCCGCCCGGTCTAG